Part of the Bradyrhizobium sp. SZCCHNS1050 genome, CTGCTCTCCAGGATCGCGATGTTTGCGCCAAGCTCTTGAGAGAGCCCGTTCGGCCAAGGTTCCGAAGAGGATCGCAAGCCGCGGAAAACAAAGGGGGGATACATGGCATTTCGTTGCCACTTGCTTGCGTCTGTCATCATCGTTCAACTGAGCGCCGTTGCCAATGCCGCGGACTTGGCCGTCAAGGCCAATCCGCCGCCGGATCAGCCGTTCTTCTTCGTGGTCGACGATCGCGCGACTGTCTCATGGATGCCGAGCGGGACGACACCCGGCCAGTTCGGTGTCGGCCCCAATGGGACGGTCAACGGCACGACCGCCAAGCAGGTCTATGCGCTCACGCACTTCGACGCGTGGGCCTACGGTACCAACTTCGTCAATATCATGATGCTCAAGTCGGGTCACAATGACCCGGCGTCGCCCTGCATCAACGCGGGCGTCACGGTCAATTTCACAGCAGGAGATTGTGCGGGGGCGACCGAGTTCTACGGACTGTTTCGAAGCACCTTCGGATGGAATCAGATCTTCAACACCAATGCATTCAGCGCCGGGCCGTTGCATAACGTTTCCTTCGAAATCGGCGCGGATGCCGAGACCGCCAACATCTTTCTTGCGCCGGCCAAGCGACAGGTCGTCGCCGGCCTGCAATTTGCGTTTGACCTGCCGTACAAGGGATACTTCAACGTCGCGCCCCTGGTGTCCTGGGAGTTCTCCAACCACAACGCATTCACTCAATGCGGAACCGCTTTCGCAGGCGGGCCGATCGCGGGCGTTAGCTGTAACGCCAGCGGAAACATCAGCTTTCGGCCGACATGGGCAGTCGAGGTGAACTACTACATGGACCTGGGCGTCCTGCCTCTGTCCCTGCAATTCTTCTCGATCAGCGGACGCGCCGGATGGTATGGGGCCAAAGGGGACTCGAATGGCTTGCCCGCTCTCTCAGGCACGGGACGGTTCAGCACCGCGAGCGCGGTCGAGTTCAACAGCGAGCCCATCCGGCTGACGTTCGACGCCAGTAAGGCGGTGATGGGTCCTAAATACTCGCATCTTGTGGACGTCTGGGTTGCCTACCGATATTGGCAGAACAAGTTCGGCCTTGATCACAACGCGGCGCCTGGGGTGTGCACCATCGCCGCGACTGGCCAAAGCACGAATTCCTGCACGGAAAAGACCGTCTATAGTGGTATCACCGTGAAGTTCTAGCTGATTGCCCGTATGCCTGGCCTCGAAGCGGCGGTGCGATGCTCGCGTAGCGCCGCTCAGGACAGGGGGAGGCCGACAGGTTCCGAAAGGGACCATCGTGCCTCCACCTCGGCTGCCGACGCCTGGATCATGTCGCGCAGCCACATGTTGGCGGGATCCTTGTCGAGATGCACAGGCCACTGCAGCCTTTCGGTGATGGTCGGGAGCTCGAAATCAGTCCGCAGAATACGAAGCGGCAGGCGCTGCGCGCGAGACAGGACCAGGCGCAGCGGGAGAATCGCCATATATGGCGTGCCGACGATGAACTCGGGCACCAGGAGGAGGCTCTGTAGCCGGATCGTCTTGGTCCGGCTGATACCCATGGACTGAAAGAACTGATCGACGATCCGGACGTTCAGTCGCTCGTCGAGCGCAACGGAAACGTGGGTGAAGGTCGCAATCGTGTTCAGCGAGACAGCGGCCGACGCCGCCGTATTGCCGGACCAGACAACAGGAACGAACCGCTCCTCCCACAGCATGCTAGTATTGACGGCGGTTTCGAAGGGAACATTGGAGCCTATGAAGACATCGAATTGGGCGACCGAGGCACGCTCGCGTGACTCCGGAAGCGGCAGCTGGGAAATTGAAATACCAGGCGCCACCTGGGCGACCCGCCTGATGAGATTGGACAGGAGAAGGCCTGCCACGTAATCCAGTGCGACCACGGAAAAATCGTGCTCTGCGGTTTCCGGCGTGAACTCGGTGCGGGCCAGCGCGATCGTGCGGGCGCGCGCCACGAACTGATCAACCGCTTCCGCAATCTGAGCGGCGAACGGCGTCGCCAGCATCTCACGGCCGGATTGAATCAAGAGGTCGTCATCGAAGTGATTGCGCAATCGCGCCAGCGCGCTGCTGATCGTTGATTGTGTCAGGTTGAGCGTCTCGGCAACCCGGCTGACGCTCCTCATCTTGAGCAGCAGGTCCAGCACCAGAAGTAGGTTCAGGTCCAGTCTATGGCACCGCATGGGCCCTCCGGCGAAGACGCCGCATCGCGCGACATGTCTCGTGGGGTGGCGGCCAGCCGAGGTGCGTGGCCGATCCGCTCAGGACAGCGCAAACAGGCGCTCGGCATTTTGGTATGCAATCAGTTCTCGCTCGCGCTGCGTGAGCGCAGCTCCCTCGAGGAAGCGAACGGCTTCGGCGTCATCCTCGTAAGGAAAATCGGCGGCGAACAGGATGCGTTCAGCGCCGAGCGCGTCGATCGAAAGGCGAAGTGCGGGCATCGAGGTGACACCGGCCGTGGTGATCACGAAGTTGTCCAGGAAATATTCGCTCGGAAGTCGGGGCAGCTGTTCGACGGCGCCGATTTTCACCTGCAGCAGATAGCGGTTGTCGATGCGCTGCAGCCAGAACGGGATGCCTTCGCCCATATGGCCAAGAATGATCTTGAGCTTCGGATAGCGGGCAAAGGTGCCGGACATGATCAGCCGCATGGCGTGCAGTCCGGTCTCCGCCGCAAAGCCCCAGCCGGCGAAATACAGGCCATAGTCGAGAAACGGCTGGACCATTCCGGGTCCAGGTTCCCGCGGGTGCAAGTACATCGGCAGGCCGGTCGCCTCCATCGCCTCGAAGATCGGGGCGTAGCGTGACGCATCGAGATATTCGCCGAACGTGTGGGAATTGACGATCAGGCCGCGCAGGCCGAGCGCCTTGATCCGTTCGATCTCGCGCGCGGCAGCAACCGGATCCTGCGGCGCAATGGCGCCCAGGCCGGCCAGCCTTGTCGGTGCAGCGCGCACTGCTTCAGCTAGCGCATCGTTGGCTTCGGCGGCGAGCCGTACCGCGAGATCCGGCGCGAACACCTGGACGCCGGGGGACGTCAAGGAGAGCACCTGCACGTCGATACCGACTTTGTCCATATGGGCGATCCGGCCCTTGCCGATATCGATCAGGCGTCCGTGCAGCAGCGCGTTGCCGGGCGTGTCGGCCAGGATGCTTTCGCCCATCTTGGCAAAGCCGGGCTCGACGTCGGCGCGCGCTAGCACCTTTTTCCATTCCGCGGCGATCTCGGCGGTGACGAAGGCTTCCTCGACCGCAATCTTCTTCATTTCGATCTCCTTGCGGCCGTCGGCCGCTCACTCTTCAGACCCGAAGTAAAGATGACGCAGCCGCTCGTCCGCACGCAGGACGGCAGGCGGCCCGGATAGGGTAATCCGTCCCTTGTTGATGATATGCGCGACGTCGGCAAGGTCGAGCGCGCGCTCGATATCCTGCTCCACCACGAGCATGGTGAGGCCCTCGCGCTTGAGCTCGGCGAGTGCCGCGTACAGGCGGTCCATCATGACCGGTGCGAGGCCCAGGCTGATCTCGTCGAAGATGACGAGCCGCGGCTTGGCCATCAGCGCGCGACCGATCGCCAAGGTCTGCTGCTGGCCGCCGGACATCGAGGTGCCCGGCGCGTTGCGGCGATCGGCGAGCACCGGAAACAGGGCGTAGACGTGCGCCAGACGCGCCTTGCGCTCTGCTGCATCGGCGCCGCGTGCAGCGACCAGTAGATTTTCCTCAACCGACAGCGAGCCGAAGATGCGCCGCCCCTCCATGCAATGGGCGAGGCCGCGTGTCGCCACCGCATGCGCCGGCAAACGCGTGATGTCCTCGCCGTCAAATCGGATCCGGCCAGCGGTGATCGGCAAGGCGCGGCTGATGACATGGGCGACAGTAGTCTTGCCAGCACCGTTGCTGCCGAGAAGCCCGACGACCTGGCCCTGCATGACCGACAGGCTGAGGTCGTGGAGCACGCGGGCTTGGCCGTAGCCCGCGGACACGCCGTCAAGTGCAAGCAGCGGCTCGGTGCTTGCTATCGACGAAACGACATCGGCGCGCGGCGCAACTGAAGTGGAGGTCCTGGCCGCGGCGCCATGGCTGGTGCCGAGATAGATTGCAGCGACCTCGTCGCTCCCCAGCACGTCGGTCGTCGGCCCCCTAGCGAGCACCTTGCCGAAGTTGATGACCATGAGGTCCTCGCAGCACTCCTTCACGATCCGGATCACATGTTCGATGATGATGATCGAGCGTTCCGCGTCCTTCAGCGACTGGATCAGGGCGATCAATTCGCTGACTTCGCTGTCGATGAGACCGGCGCCGACCTCGTCGAGCAGCAACAGTTTGGGCTTGAGCGCAAGGGCGCGGGCGACTTCGAGGCGCTTGCGCCGCAGCAGCGGCAGATCGCGCGCCGTGACGTGTGCAGCATCGCCGAGGCCGCAGCGATCGAGGATCTCGCGCCGTTCAGCGGCGGCGGTGCCCGAGGCGATGAAGGGAGACAGCGAGAATTGCGCGACGGCCAGATTTTCTTCAACGGTCATGTCGAGGAAGGGGCGAGGAATCTGATAGGTCCGGCCAATGCCGCTGCGCGCCCGCTCGGAAGCGGGCAGGCTGGTGATGTCGTGGCCATCGAAATGGATTCGTCCTGCGCTTGCGGAAATGGCGCCGCCGAGCAGCCCTATCAGGGTCGACTTGCCGGCGCCGTTCGGCCCGATGACGCCGAGCACGCGGCCCTTGTCGAGGCGGATATCGAGGCTTTCGACTGCGACAAGGCCGCCATAGCGCTTGCCGAGGCCGACGGCGTCGAGCAGGGGAGGCGCGTCAGCGGCGATCATGAGCTCGCAACCTTGGTGAGGCCGGCGCGCCGAAGCGCGGTTTCCAGCAAGCCGCAAAGTCCGCGCGGGGCACAACGGATCAGGATGATGAGAATGACCCCGGTTATCGCGACATGAAGCTCGGGATATTCGGCGAGCAGCTCGCCGACCGCGACGAAGAAGATCGCGCCGACGATGGCGCCGAAGCGCATACCGAGGCCGCCGATGATCACGATCGCGAGCGGATCGACCGACCATTGCAGGCCGAAGCTGCCATAGGGCTCGATGGCGCCGAGCTTGATCGCCTGGAGGCCGCCCGCGATCGCGATCAATGCGCTGGCGACCATGAGAGCCGCAAGCTTCACCCGGAATGCGCGCACGCCGACTTGGCTTGCGGCGTCCTCGTCGTCGCGCACCGCTCGCAGCAGCACTGAGAACCGCGAGCCCGTGGCCAAGGTCATGACCAGGGAGGTGACGACGAGCAGCAGAGCGGCGTCCCGAAACAGCTCTGCGATTTCGGGCAAGTCGGCGCTGACGAACAGGCCGGAAGCACCGCCGAACCAGGGCACGTTGACGACGAGCAGCCGGAGCGCTTCGGCGAGCGCCAGGGTCCCGACGGTGAAATAGAGCCCGCGCAGCCGAAACAGACCGCGCGACATCACAAGCGCCAGCGCCATAGCCACAAGCGCCGAGGCGGCCAGCGCCAAGCCGATACCGCTATCCGTGTGATTGAGTAGCCCGACCGTGAGATAGGCGCCGAGGCCGAAGAAGGAGGAACTGCCCAGCGAAACCAGCCCGCAATAGCCGGCGAGCAGATTCCACGCTTCCGCCAGCACGATATAGAGCAGCAGCTTGAATCCGATCTCGACGAAATAGGCCGGAAGAAACGAAGGCGCCGCCATCAGCGCCGCGAAGGAGATGCCGGCAACCGCGACGCGGACGAACGGATGATACAGCAACAGGCTGCGTTCGGGGACGGACGTTGTCAGCACGGTCATGCGCGGCTCCCGAGGAAGCCTTGCGGCCTGAGCTGCAGCATCGCCAGGAACAGCACGAGGCCGACGAGGTCGCGATAGCCGTCGCCGAGGGTGAGCCCACCGACGCTCTGCAGCACCCCGAGCACGATGCCTCCGACCAGCGTCCCCAGCACGTTGCCGAGCCCGCCAAGCACGATCACCGCGAAATCCGTCAGCAGATAGGTGGCGCCGCTGGTCGGCGTGAACGATAGCGCCACACCAATCAGCGTACCGCCGATCCCGGCACAGGCAGTGCCGAGACAGAAGGTCAGGGCATGGACCCGGCTCACATTGATTCCGATAATGGCAGCCGCCAGCGGCTGGTCGGCGCTCGCGCGCAACTCGCTGCCGAACCGGCTGCGCGCAATCAACACGTGCACGGCCATGATCAGCGCGACCGAGATGGCAAAGCCGATTGCATAGATCTGCGGCACGCTGATTGGGCCGAGCGTCAGGGGAACTGTGGCGTAGTCCCGCTCGATGGCGCGGGTATCGGCGCTGAACAGCAGCACGAACAGGTTCTGCAGGATGATCGAGAGACCGAACATGGTCATCATCGCTGCTTCGGATCCCTTGCCTGCGAGCGGCGCCAGCAGGAAGCGATAGATTGGATACCCGATCAGCGCGAGAATGAGGCCGATCAGCAGGAGTCCAACGAGCGGATCGATGCCGGTTCGTTGCAGCAGAAAGAGACCGGCGTAGGCACCCGCAACGAGGAATTCGCCATGCGCGAGGTTCACCAGACGCATGACGCCGAGGATGATCGAGAGGCCGAGCGCCGTCAGCGCCAGCATGCCGCCGAGCAGCAGGCCAGAGATCAGTGCATTGACGATCACATCGAGACCGGGCATTCGCGTTCGCTCCGCATGAGATCATTGAAGACCGGCGCGATCGGCGCCGGCCTTGGGTCTGCGGTCAGGGCACCGGGAACAGGATCTTGCCGGTGGCGCGGTCCGCCGGCCAGACGATGCTCGTCTTGCCGCCCTGCCATTGCAGCATCGCCAGCGGCAGTTTGGCGGTATGGCTCTCGTCGAACTTGATGGGCCCGACCACATAGGTCTTGTCGGTCTTGGCTACCGCGGCATTTATCTTTTCGGGATCGAGCGAGCCGGCTGACGCGATCGCGTCGAGCAGGATCTGCGCCGCCGCATAACTGTCGGCGATGTGCTGGCTGAAGGTGAGCTTGGTCTCGCTTTCGAACGCGGTCGCGAGATCCTTGGCATCGGGATAGGGGAAGCTTGGATCCCAGTAGCCGCCAACCAGCACGCCGTCGGCGAGCTTGCCGAGCGCTTCGGCGAACTGCACCGGCTCGGCGCCTTTTTCGATGACGAGTAGCTTGGGTGCATAGCCTGCTGAGGCAATCTGCTTGCGGATCGAGACCGCCTGCGGCGTGATGGCATCGACCAGCACGACCTCTGCGCCCTTTGCTTTCGCCTCTGCAACGAGCGAGTTGAACTGGGTATTGTCGACCGGGAATGACGCGTTCTGCACGACCTCGTAGCCGGCGGCCTTGGCCATCTGCGGCCACAGCATGCCCCCGACGACTTGGCCGTCCGGGCCGTTGTCGTGGAAGATCGCAACCTTCTTGTTGGTCTCGAGCTTAAGATCGTCCAGCACCCTGAACGGAATCGCGGCGAGCTCGGGCTCGTGGAAGAACAGATCCCAGGCGTAATTCCATTTGCGAACCGACTTGAACGCTTCGAGCGGATTGCAGCCGGTGACCAGCGGGATCTTCTTGCGTTCGGCGACCAGCGCCCCGGCATTGACCAATGCCGGCGTGCAGGAGCCGAGCAGGGCTCGCGCCTGATCGCGCGACAGCAGGCTCTCCGTATTGGCCGCTGTGACATTGGGATCGGTCTTGTCGTCACGCAGCACGAGTCGGACCGGCATCTTCCTGCCGTCGATGGTGATGCCGCCGGCCTTGTTGACCTCGTCGACCGCCCGGCTGTAGCCCCATTTCTGGAAGCTGCCGAAACCAGCGAGCGGTCCGCTCAGCGGGATCGACGCGCCGATGACGATCTCGTCTGCTGCTTTGGCCGATGTTGATGTCCAGGCTGCTGCGATCGTGAGCAGCGCGACGGGAAGAAGTCGCTTCAGGACGGGAAGCGGCGCTGATAACGCCGCCTGCGACGTGCGAGTTGCCATGTTTTCCTCCATGATGGGTGAGGCCGTTTCGCCTCGTTTTATTGACGGTCGCTCCGTCGGGTCGGAGCGTTCCGCAGATGCGTCAGAACGCGTTGTCGCCGGTATAGCGCCGGTACAGCACCGGCAGAATCTCGGCGAGATAGCCCATCTCCTCGGTGGCGTGCTGATGCAGGCGACGGGTAAAATCGTCATTGAGCTGACGCTTGCGCCCTTCGACCGCGATGTGCTCAGGCACCGGCTCGCGTGTCTTCTTGTCGGCGAGAATGCCGAGCCAGAACCGCGAGCGCATCTCGCAGCCATAATCGGCGTCGCGCACGAAGTGGCACATCCGGCCGACATGGACGGGCGCGCCCTGATCGCCGATCCGCGCGCACACCGCGACCGCGCCGGAGGCGTCATAGCGTGTAGCGTCGAAGATCTCGTGCGGATGATGGAAGTCGATGGTCAGGTCATAGACGGGGCCTGTGGGACCAGCAAGATATTCGCTGACCACGTGGGACGCGCCGATGTAATTCCCGTCGACGCGGTTGAGCCAGGCGCTCGCGACATGATCGCGCGGATGCCAGAGCTTGTATTGTTCGATGCCGCCGAGCCATCCGAACCACCAATGGACCATCTTGGCGCGGCAGCCCGGCATGCGGGTCAAGGCGGCGACCAGCTTCTTGCCGCCGGTGAGGTCCTTGTACCCCGACTCGAACGGAAGATAGCCGGGATCAAGCAGCTGATTGCATTCCTCGAATTCCACCATTTCCTCCTGATGTAGTTATCGTCGATCTTGCTTATTGTCTTCGTCTCAAGCGCAAGATGCCGCTGCTACGCGGCGTGAGATGGTCGCCCCGAAAGGTTGAGAATCTCCCGCGCGCCGGGTGCGGTTGCAACGCTCCCGTTTGCCTCGCGAACGAGACGTGCAGCACGGGCAACAAACTCAGCATTGTTCTTGGCAAGGCGGCCCTTGGCGTAGAGGACGTTGTCCTCCATGCCGACCCTGATATGGCCTCCTAGCGAAAGGGTCGCGAACAAGATTGGCAGATGTCCAGCGCCGATGCCGAAAGCCGACCATTGCGCGTGAGGTGGCAAGAGGCTCTTGAGGAACACAAGGTTTTCGACCGTAGCGGCTATGCCTCCGGCTGCGCCAAGTACGAACTGAAAATAGCCGGGCCCGCGCAATACGTTTTTCTTCATGTAGTGGATGGCGTTGTAGAGCATGCCCGGATCGAATACCTCGATCTCCGGCCTGACGCCGTTCTCGTTCATAACGCCAGCAAGCCTCTCAAGGAATGCCGGATGATTGATGAACAGCGTCGAATGCATCCAATTCATAGAGCCTGCATCGAAGGAAGCGAGCTCGGGTTTCAGTTCGATCAAATGCGCCATGCGGGTCTCATCGGTCGCATTCAGGTCGCCGGACGTGGTGAGGTTCAGCACAATGTCGCAGCGTTGGCGGATGCGTCCGACGGTCTCGATAAATCGGCCTTTGTCCATCGTGCCCTTTCCGGCATCGTCGCGCATATGCAGATGCGCGATTGCTGCGCCTGCCTGCCAGCATTCATAGACGTCCTCGGCGATTTCGCGCGGCGTCAGCGGAACCGCGGGATTGTGCTCCTTGGTGGGCCAGGCGCCGGTTGGTGCGACGGTGATGATGGTATCGGCCATGGCTGTCGTTCCTCTTCTTACGGCGGCCCGCGTCTTTGCGCGTCCTGCAATCGTCAGGGATAGGTGCGTGATGCCTTCAGTTGCGTGATCAGCCGGCCGAGAAATGCGCGGCGCACCGATGAGGTCGATGTCGGGTCGTATTGATAGAAACCCTCGCCGCTCTTCACGCCGAGCTTGCCTTCGGCCACCTTGCGGCGGAGCAGGGCGCTTGCCTGTTTTGAAGCATCCATGACGGCGAGCAGATTGTCGCCGACCGTCAGCCAGATATCGAGGCCGCCGAAATCGGAGACTTCGAGCTGGCCGGTCGTGGCATAGCGAAACGCCGGACCGAATTTCAGCGCGGTGTCGATGTCGACGGCATCGGCGACGCCCTGCTCGATCAACGAGAATACCTCGCGTGCGATCGCCTGCTGAATGCGATTGGCGATCAGGCCAGGGACGTCCTTCGCCACCTTGGCGACGCGCTTGCCGATCTGCCGATGCAGGGTTACGACCTCTTCGAGCAGATCGGAAGGCATGTTGCCGAACGCGGAGATCTCGACGAGCGGCATCAGCAGCGGCGGATTGTACCAATGCGTCACCAGGGTGCGGACCTGTCGCGCCTCCGGCAAGGCCGCGACCATCGGAGCAAGCGGCAGGCTCGACGTGTTGGTGGCGAAGATGGCATCAGCTGGCGCCAGACCGTCGATCTCTGCCAACAGCGCCTGCTTCAGCTCCATCTTCTCGGGCGCGGCCTCCACGATAAAGTCGCGGTCTTGCACCGCCGGCGCCAGTGCTTCGAATAGAGCGATACGATCGAAGGCGGTCACAGCCGTGTCCGCGTCGACGAAGTTCTCATCCACCAGAAGTCGAAATCCGTCTGCGACCTCGGACCTGATGGTTGCGCGCTGTGCGGCCGAGGGTTCGACCAGATTCACCGAAAAACCGTGTAGCGCAAAGCAGGCCGCGATCCCGCGGCCCATCGTGCCGCCACCGATGACGCCAATCCGCTGCAACATTCCTTTCTCCAGATGTTAGGAGCTAGGCGGCGGGATCATCCCGCCGTATAGCCGCCGTCGGCGTCGAGGATGTGGCCGGTGTAGAAATCCGACGCCTTCGAGACCAGGAAGAGCAGGGGGCCTGCGAGATCCTGCGGCTCGCCCAGTCGTCCCTTGGGGACGCGGGCGAGGAAACCCTTGCGGACCTCGCGCGCCCGCTCGGTGTCCTCGAACATCCAGGCCGTCAGCGGCGAGCGGAAGACCGTCGGCGCGATCGCATTGACGGTGATTCCGGTATCGCCCCATTCGCAGCCCAGCGCACGGGTGATGCCGTCGATCGCCGATTTCGAGGCGCAATAGGCCGAATAGCCGGCAGGATGGCCGAGCTTGCCGCGCGCCGACGACATCAGCACGATCTTGCCGCCACGGCCTTGCGCCAGCATCTGCTTGCCGACGGCCTTGGCCATCAGCCAGGACTGCGTCACATTGGCGTCCATTACGTCGAGAAAACGCTCCGGCGCCATGTCGACGATCTTCGACACGTCGTTCTTGCCGGAGGCGACGACGAGGATATCGACGCCGTCGAACGCCGCGACGGTCTTTGCAACGATATCGTCGCAGGTCTTCTCATCGCTCGGGCGCGCCTGGATGCTCAGCATCTCGGCGCCGAGCGCCTTGGCGTCCGCGGCCGTTTTCTCCAGCGCCTCGAGATTGCCGGCGACGGCTGCGACCTTGGCGCCGGCACCGGCCAGCACCTGCACAGCCAGTGCGCCAAACGCACCTGAGGCGCCGGTTACGATCGCGACTTTGCCGCTAATGTCGAACAGAGACAGGGGATTTTTCAGGAAGTTTGCCCTCTCGCTCATGGTGTGACACCCGGCGGATAGGGGATGACGACCAGCATCGTGCAGACATCATTGCGACGATTGACGATCTCGCGAATCTCGTTCGGCGCGATGGTGCAGCTGTCGTAAGGCCCGAGCACGGTCTCCTTCCCGTCGACCATGACCGTCATCTCGCCGGCAAGGACGACATAGACCTTCTCGAACGGCGTCGAGTCCGGACCGGCGCCGCCGCCTGGCAGGAATTGCGAGAGGCCGACCCATTGGTTGGTCGGGCCGCCCGGCTCAAAGCCCTGCAGCCGCAAGCCAACCACGCCGCGGTGGTTGGGCGCGTCATAGGGCTTGGCTTCATGGAAGCGTTTCACACGCATCAGAACGCCTCGCCCTTCTCGATGCGGTAAGCTTGGTTCGGATCGGTGATGGCAACCAAGCGGATGATGCAGCCGTCGCCACGATCCCAATTCCAGGGGAAGAACGCGAATGTGCAGCGCTTGCCGGTGACCTCGTCGAGATCGCCGCCGACATTCTCGATGCCAAGGATGCCATGCTTGAACAGCTTGTTGTGCACCGGCTCCCATTCCGGGAAGTCCTCGGTCCAGTCGCGACCGCCCGACCAGGCACGATATTCCTCCCTCAGATGCGGCAGCAGCGGGCCATTGCGATGCTGGCCGATCGCGGTGGCGAGCGGGTGATCATTGGCCTGGGTATCGTGACCGACTACCTTCACCTGCTTGTCGACCATCCAATCTGCCGCTGACGGGACCAGCCCCGGGCAATAGGCGAAATAGTCGCCGTCCTCATAGACCTTGTGCCAGCCGGTGTTGATGATCAGAACGTCGTGGGGTCGGATAGCATGGCCACAGGCCCTTTCCAGATCATCTGCGGTGATGGATTCCCATTTCTTCTTCGGCAGCGAGACGACGAGGCCCGAGCCGAAGAAATGCGGCAGCGGCACTTCGTCGATGAAAGGCGTGCCCTGCACCACATGGGCCGGCGCATCGATATGTGTCGTTGAATGCATCGAGGTCGTGATGCGCTGCGACAGCACACCAGACTTTGCCATGTAGTGGATGCGCTCGATCTTGACGTCTTCGAAATAGGGCCAGTTCGGGCACTGGAAGCCCCAGCGATGGGAGAGGTTGGTGAACCTCAGGCCCATGGCGTTGTCAGTATTGCTCTGAAAATCGATGCCCCGAATCTTGATGGACATGCGCATCCTTCCCTTCTGAAACCGTTTTTCCTGGAGGCAAGTGATCCCGCTTGCCCCACGTTGCGATACACATGTACCATATAATGGAAAACGTCAATCGAAATTCGGAATGGACAACAGTTCACGCGAGGCGGCTACGTCCGTCGGTCAGGTGCATCGGTGTGATCCGCATACCCGACGTCGTCGGGCATCGGCCGCTGCGCTAAAGTGTTAGCGAAGAGATTCCAATCTCATGATCGATCAATGGAGGACAGGAGACTGATGTCGAAAGCCGCAGCGCGGGCGTTGAAAACGAGAGCCTCCGCGCCGCCACCGTCTGACGACCGTGGTGGCAATGGCATTCAAGTGCTGGCGCGAGCTGGCAGCATTCTGCGCACGCTTGAGAGCCATCCGAACGGCTTGAGCCTTGGCCAGATCGCGAAGTCGGTGGGGCTCGCCCGTTCGACCGTGCAACGAATCGTGGCGGCGCTGATGGCCGAGGACTTCGTCACGTCGAGCGGGCCTGGACAGGTCAGGATCGGCATGGGTCTGTTGCGGATCGCGGCTTCCATTGGTGCGAATTCCAGCGAGATGATCCGTCCGCACCTTCTCGCCTTGGGCGAGGAGGTCGGCGAAACCGTCGACCTGTCAGTTCTGGCGGGCGGCTCGGTGGTGTTTGTCGACCAGGTGCCGGGGCGGCGTCGACTAACGGCGTTGTCGGCCGTCGGCGAACGCTTCCCGCTGCATTGCACTGCCAACGGCAAGGCGGTGCTGTCCTGCTTTTCGCCTGAAGAAAGCGAGGAACTGATCGAGAAGAGCCTTGCCGAACATCCCGACTTTCCGCTGGCGAACCGCAGGCGCCTGATCGATGAACTCAACGACATCCGCCGCACCCATCTCGCTTATGATCTCGAAGAGCACGGTGCCGGCATCAGCGCGATCGGCACGGCCGTCATCGATCATTTTGGCCGACCCGTCGCCGTATCGATTCCGGTGCCGACCCAGCGCTTTCTCGAAAACCGCGACGCCTTTGCCGAAAAGCTGCTCGGCTTCCGGCGGAGGGTGGAAGGCATTCTGTCGCGCTGAGCGGTCGGAGCTGGCCCTTGCAGACGCAACCGTGATACGATACAGCTGAACCGAATAACAATACAGCGACAGAAGGTGTCCGATCGAGACACCCGCGCTGCAGCACTGGGGCGAACAAGCTCCGGGCGCAGGAGGCCAGGAGGGAAACGCCATGATCACACGTCGTTCGGCTCTGCTTGGAGCCATCTCGGGGGCTGCGAT contains:
- a CDS encoding LysR family transcriptional regulator, with protein sequence MRCHRLDLNLLLVLDLLLKMRSVSRVAETLNLTQSTISSALARLRNHFDDDLLIQSGREMLATPFAAQIAEAVDQFVARARTIALARTEFTPETAEHDFSVVALDYVAGLLLSNLIRRVAQVAPGISISQLPLPESRERASVAQFDVFIGSNVPFETAVNTSMLWEERFVPVVWSGNTAASAAVSLNTIATFTHVSVALDERLNVRIVDQFFQSMGISRTKTIRLQSLLLVPEFIVGTPYMAILPLRLVLSRAQRLPLRILRTDFELPTITERLQWPVHLDKDPANMWLRDMIQASAAEVEARWSLSEPVGLPLS
- a CDS encoding amidohydrolase family protein; translation: MKKIAVEEAFVTAEIAAEWKKVLARADVEPGFAKMGESILADTPGNALLHGRLIDIGKGRIAHMDKVGIDVQVLSLTSPGVQVFAPDLAVRLAAEANDALAEAVRAAPTRLAGLGAIAPQDPVAAAREIERIKALGLRGLIVNSHTFGEYLDASRYAPIFEAMEATGLPMYLHPREPGPGMVQPFLDYGLYFAGWGFAAETGLHAMRLIMSGTFARYPKLKIILGHMGEGIPFWLQRIDNRYLLQVKIGAVEQLPRLPSEYFLDNFVITTAGVTSMPALRLSIDALGAERILFAADFPYEDDAEAVRFLEGAALTQRERELIAYQNAERLFALS
- a CDS encoding ATP-binding cassette domain-containing protein → MCPARTLRLAGNRASARRPHQGCELMIAADAPPLLDAVGLGKRYGGLVAVESLDIRLDKGRVLGVIGPNGAGKSTLIGLLGGAISASAGRIHFDGHDITSLPASERARSGIGRTYQIPRPFLDMTVEENLAVAQFSLSPFIASGTAAAERREILDRCGLGDAAHVTARDLPLLRRKRLEVARALALKPKLLLLDEVGAGLIDSEVSELIALIQSLKDAERSIIIIEHVIRIVKECCEDLMVINFGKVLARGPTTDVLGSDEVAAIYLGTSHGAAARTSTSVAPRADVVSSIASTEPLLALDGVSAGYGQARVLHDLSLSVMQGQVVGLLGSNGAGKTTVAHVISRALPITAGRIRFDGEDITRLPAHAVATRGLAHCMEGRRIFGSLSVEENLLVAARGADAAERKARLAHVYALFPVLADRRNAPGTSMSGGQQQTLAIGRALMAKPRLVIFDEISLGLAPVMMDRLYAALAELKREGLTMLVVEQDIERALDLADVAHIINKGRITLSGPPAVLRADERLRHLYFGSEE
- a CDS encoding branched-chain amino acid ABC transporter permease; protein product: MTVLTTSVPERSLLLYHPFVRVAVAGISFAALMAAPSFLPAYFVEIGFKLLLYIVLAEAWNLLAGYCGLVSLGSSSFFGLGAYLTVGLLNHTDSGIGLALAASALVAMALALVMSRGLFRLRGLYFTVGTLALAEALRLLVVNVPWFGGASGLFVSADLPEIAELFRDAALLLVVTSLVMTLATGSRFSVLLRAVRDDEDAASQVGVRAFRVKLAALMVASALIAIAGGLQAIKLGAIEPYGSFGLQWSVDPLAIVIIGGLGMRFGAIVGAIFFVAVGELLAEYPELHVAITGVILIILIRCAPRGLCGLLETALRRAGLTKVASS
- a CDS encoding branched-chain amino acid ABC transporter permease; translated protein: MPGLDVIVNALISGLLLGGMLALTALGLSIILGVMRLVNLAHGEFLVAGAYAGLFLLQRTGIDPLVGLLLIGLILALIGYPIYRFLLAPLAGKGSEAAMMTMFGLSIILQNLFVLLFSADTRAIERDYATVPLTLGPISVPQIYAIGFAISVALIMAVHVLIARSRFGSELRASADQPLAAAIIGINVSRVHALTFCLGTACAGIGGTLIGVALSFTPTSGATYLLTDFAVIVLGGLGNVLGTLVGGIVLGVLQSVGGLTLGDGYRDLVGLVLFLAMLQLRPQGFLGSRA